The proteins below are encoded in one region of Saccopteryx leptura isolate mSacLep1 chromosome 1, mSacLep1_pri_phased_curated, whole genome shotgun sequence:
- the CREBL2 gene encoding cAMP-responsive element-binding protein-like 2: MDDSKVVGGKVKKPGKRGRKPAKIDLKAKLERSRQSARECRARKKLRYQYLEELVSSRERAICALREELEMYKQWCMAMDQGKIPSEIKALLTGEEQSKSQQNSSRHMKAGKTDTNSNSW; this comes from the exons GTGGTTGGAGGCAAAGTAAAGAAGCCCGGTAAACGTGGTCGGAAGCCAGCCAAGATTGACTTGAAGGCAAAACTTGAGAGGAGCCGGCAGAGTGCCAGGGAATGCCGGGCAAGAAAAAAACTGCGATATCAGTATTTGGAAGAGTTGGTGTCCAGTCGGGAAAGAGCCATATGTGCCCTCAGAGAGGAACTGGAAATG tACAAGCAGTGGTGCATGGCAATGGACCAAGGAAAAATCCCTTCTGAAATAAAGGCCCTACTCACTGGAGAAGAGCAGAGCAAATCTCAGCAGAACTCAAGCAGACACATGAAAGCTGGGAAAACAGACACTAATAGCAATTCCT